A window of Oceanispirochaeta sp. genomic DNA:
ATCTATCACTTTGTAAAACCATCGAACCTCAAGAGGTTCCTGAGAATTCTGGATCATGTGAATATCTATATCCTTATTGCCGGAACCTACACTCCCTTCTGTCTGGTTCTACCTCCTGAGCGGGGTATCCCTCTTCTCTATACGGTCTGGGCTATTGTGATTCTGGGTTCTGTCTTCAAGCTTGTATTCTGGTCCAAAGTTAAACCCCTTCACACCATCATCTACCTGCTGATGGGCTGGCTGATCGTCTTTTATGTCAAAGATCTCAAGCAGGTTCTGCCTCCTCAGGTGGGAGCCTGGATTCTGGGTGGGGGGTTGTCCTATACGGCGGGCACCCTGTTCTATGCCGCTAAAAAAATGCCCTATTATCATGCCGTCTGGCATCTGTTTGTCGTAGCGGGGAGCGCCTTCTTTTATGGCGGAGTCTATCTCTACGCTCTTCCTCTAATGTAAAAAGCCAAGGAGAGTCGAAAATGGTGGATCATATTCAGGTCAGACGGGAATCAAAGCTGCCCTGGTAGGGGCTTACTGGAAATATTTCCGCCTCATCACTGTCTCAGGAGCAATCCCCAATATTTTCTTGAAGACCCTCGAAAAGTAAAATGGATCCTTGAATCCGCACTTGTAGGCCGTTTCGGATACATTAAGCCCGTCTCGATGAAGGGCTTCATAGGCCAGCAGTATCCGCTCTCTGTGGATGCATTCAGTCGGAGTCAATCCCAGTTCCTTTTTGAACAGGGCATTGATATATTCAGGACTGAGGTTGAAACGGTTTGAGAGATCCTGCCTGGTCAAGGTCTGAGTACAGTGTTCCTGAATAAAGAGGATCATGGCCTGCATCCTCGGGCTGACAGGCTGATTCCGCATCTCCCATTGTGAGGCGCAGAGGAGCCATATTTCCCGGCAGACCGTGCCCATCAATTCATCCCGGTAATTATTGTATCCTTCAAAAAGATCACTGCACTTCCTGAATAAGCCATCCATCAGGTCTATTTCTTCGGTAAAAGAGGTTCGGGAGCTGGGCTGTGGATGGAGACGGACAAGAGGGGACTCCCAGGGCAGATCCGTACGGGGCAGACAGTGGATGCAGGAGATGGCGCCCTCTTCCTGACGGGCGTAAAAACGGTGGTTTTCCCCGGGCGGAATGATCAGCACATCTCCGGGACCCAGCTCCGTCTCAGAATCTGTCCGCTCCCTGTGCAGCGGGTCTGTGGAGCTCAGGCATTCATACAGAAAATTTCCCTTTCTGATCAGGATCAATTCAAAATCAGGCAGAACCCTGGGACCCCAGGAGGAGACTTCCTTCAAT
This region includes:
- a CDS encoding hemolysin III family protein yields the protein IYHFVKPSNLKRFLRILDHVNIYILIAGTYTPFCLVLPPERGIPLLYTVWAIVILGSVFKLVFWSKVKPLHTIIYLLMGWLIVFYVKDLKQVLPPQVGAWILGGGLSYTAGTLFYAAKKMPYYHAVWHLFVVAGSAFFYGGVYLYALPLM
- a CDS encoding AraC family transcriptional regulator, which translates into the protein MDYNKIIQIKDILPRVNMANYFTLKEVSSWGPRVLPDFELILIRKGNFLYECLSSTDPLHRERTDSETELGPGDVLIIPPGENHRFYARQEEGAISCIHCLPRTDLPWESPLVRLHPQPSSRTSFTEEIDLMDGLFRKCSDLFEGYNNYRDELMGTVCREIWLLCASQWEMRNQPVSPRMQAMILFIQEHCTQTLTRQDLSNRFNLSPEYINALFKKELGLTPTECIHRERILLAYEALHRDGLNVSETAYKCGFKDPFYFSRVFKKILGIAPETVMRRKYFQ